Proteins co-encoded in one Listeria ivanovii subsp. ivanovii genomic window:
- a CDS encoding peptidoglycan D,D-transpeptidase FtsI family protein: MKLNFRKKKKDSTKKKRAIIPLRLNILFFIIFILFSVLILRLGIVQIVQGDTYKRQLEETDNVTVSKNVPRGSIYDRNYNLLVGNSAVKSITYTRSQQTETSETLHVAQTLEKLITVQPEKLTERDLKDYWILTHQTESLNRLSAKEQALEASKAYKIQVENVTQADIDSLSKEDLKVATIYKKMTTGYAMTESVVKNKDVTDEEIARVSENMDSLPGVDTTTDWNRYYTYDETLRSILGSVSSAKEGLPKDKAEYYLSQGYSRNDRVGKSYLEAQYESVLAGSKSQSESVLDSKGNIIETVSKYEGSKGKDLVLSVDVEFQKAVEEILRKNISQGKQYAGSDLFDRAFVVAMDPYSGEVLALAGQKLNDKGEFEDYSLGTFTTAYAMGSAVKGSTVLGGIMDGAITKDTVFTDQPIALKGTKPKSSWFNRTGAGNRPLNPIGALEISSNSYMYQVAMKMGGAKYVPNGPLKAPLSTFDDMRYYYNQFGLGVKTGIDLPGEQTGYKGDDQTIGKILDFAIGQYDSYTPLQMAQYVSTIANGGSRISPSMLKEIRNPSTNGDTVGTLATANKPKVLNKIGVSESDMKTVQQGFYEVTHGSTGTARTVFTSSDYDVAGKTGTADAFYDGPKEGNKMASVWNTTFVGYAPVEKPEIAISVVVPWIYRPYGTDHKTNMTISKEVFDKYFELKKERAKANKSDSKVEQPINNKKAAAEAQSKQTEN; the protein is encoded by the coding sequence GTGAAACTAAATTTTAGAAAAAAGAAAAAAGATTCCACTAAGAAAAAACGCGCCATCATTCCGCTACGTTTAAATATTCTATTCTTTATTATTTTTATATTATTCTCCGTTTTAATTTTACGATTAGGAATTGTTCAAATCGTTCAAGGGGATACGTACAAACGTCAATTAGAAGAGACGGATAACGTAACAGTTTCAAAAAATGTTCCACGTGGCAGCATCTATGACCGGAATTACAACTTATTAGTAGGTAATTCTGCGGTTAAGTCAATTACCTATACAAGAAGCCAACAAACAGAAACATCTGAAACGCTTCATGTCGCTCAAACACTTGAAAAATTAATTACGGTCCAACCAGAAAAATTAACAGAGCGTGATTTGAAAGACTACTGGATTTTAACGCATCAAACAGAATCATTGAACCGTTTATCTGCAAAAGAGCAAGCGCTTGAAGCTTCCAAAGCTTATAAAATTCAAGTAGAAAATGTGACACAAGCAGACATCGATAGCCTTAGCAAAGAGGACTTAAAAGTAGCAACTATCTATAAAAAAATGACTACTGGTTATGCTATGACAGAATCTGTTGTTAAAAACAAAGATGTAACCGATGAAGAAATTGCTCGTGTCAGCGAAAACATGGATAGTTTACCAGGAGTGGACACAACAACTGACTGGAATCGTTATTATACCTATGATGAAACATTACGATCCATACTCGGCTCTGTTTCAAGCGCGAAAGAAGGTTTACCGAAAGATAAAGCAGAATATTATTTATCACAAGGATATAGCCGAAATGACCGTGTTGGTAAAAGTTATTTAGAAGCACAATATGAAAGTGTTCTTGCTGGATCAAAATCACAGTCTGAAAGTGTGCTTGATTCAAAAGGGAATATCATTGAAACAGTTAGTAAGTATGAAGGTTCTAAAGGAAAAGATTTAGTTCTTTCTGTGGATGTAGAATTCCAAAAAGCAGTAGAAGAAATCTTGCGCAAAAACATTTCACAAGGCAAGCAATATGCTGGTTCTGATTTATTTGACCGAGCATTTGTTGTTGCAATGGATCCATATTCAGGGGAAGTTCTTGCGCTCGCCGGCCAAAAATTAAATGACAAAGGCGAGTTTGAAGATTATTCGCTTGGAACATTTACAACCGCATATGCAATGGGATCCGCGGTAAAAGGTTCGACAGTTTTAGGTGGTATTATGGATGGAGCAATTACAAAAGATACTGTCTTTACGGACCAACCGATTGCTTTAAAAGGAACGAAGCCAAAAAGTTCTTGGTTTAACAGAACAGGCGCAGGTAATCGTCCACTTAATCCAATTGGCGCTCTTGAAATTTCATCCAACTCCTACATGTATCAAGTAGCGATGAAAATGGGCGGAGCTAAATATGTGCCTAATGGTCCGCTTAAAGCACCACTAAGTACCTTTGACGACATGCGTTACTACTATAATCAATTTGGATTAGGAGTAAAAACTGGCATTGATCTTCCAGGAGAACAAACTGGTTATAAAGGTGACGACCAAACAATTGGTAAAATTCTCGACTTTGCGATTGGACAATATGATTCTTATACGCCACTTCAAATGGCGCAATATGTTTCCACTATCGCTAACGGTGGCTCAAGAATCTCTCCAAGTATGCTAAAAGAAATTAGAAATCCAAGTACTAATGGTGACACTGTAGGAACACTTGCCACCGCCAATAAGCCTAAAGTATTAAACAAAATCGGTGTTTCTGAGAGTGATATGAAAACCGTACAACAAGGATTCTATGAAGTAACTCACGGTTCCACCGGTACTGCTAGAACAGTATTTACTTCTAGCGATTATGATGTTGCTGGTAAAACCGGTACTGCCGACGCCTTTTATGATGGACCTAAAGAGGGCAATAAAATGGCAAGTGTTTGGAATACCACTTTTGTAGGATATGCACCAGTTGAAAAACCTGAGATTGCTATATCCGTTGTTGTACCATGGATTTATCGTCCATATGGTACAGACCACAAAACAAATATGACTATTTCCAAAGAAGTATTCGATAAATATTTCGAACTGAAAAAAGAACGTGCAAAAGCAAACAAAAGCGATTCTAAAGTAGAACAACCAATTAACAATAAAAAAGCAGCAGCAGAAGCGCAATCAAAACAAACCGAAAATTAA
- a CDS encoding superoxide dismutase codes for MTYELPKLPYTYDALEPNFDKETMEIHYTKHHNTYVTKLNEAVSGHAELASKPVEELVANLDSVPEEIRGAVRNHGGGHANHTLFWSILSPNGGGAPTGNLKAAIESEFGTFDEFKEKFNAAAAARFGSGWAWLVVNNGKLEIVSTANQDSPLSEGKTPVLGLDVWEHAYYLKFQNRRPEYIDTFWNVINWDEANKRFDAAK; via the coding sequence ATGACTTACGAATTACCAAAATTACCTTATACTTATGATGCTTTGGAGCCGAATTTTGATAAAGAAACAATGGAAATTCACTATACAAAGCACCACAATACTTATGTAACAAAACTAAATGAAGCAGTCTCAGGACACGCAGAACTTGCAAGTAAACCTGTGGAAGAATTAGTTGCTAATCTAGATAGCGTTCCTGAAGAAATTCGTGGCGCAGTACGTAACCACGGTGGTGGACATGCTAACCATACTTTATTCTGGTCTATTCTTAGCCCAAATGGTGGTGGTGCTCCAACTGGTAACTTAAAAGCAGCAATCGAAAGCGAATTCGGCACATTTGATGAATTCAAAGAAAAATTCAATGCGGCAGCTGCGGCTCGTTTTGGTTCAGGATGGGCATGGCTAGTAGTGAACAATGGTAAACTAGAAATTGTTTCCACTGCTAACCAAGATTCTCCACTTAGCGAAGGTAAAACTCCAGTTCTTGGCTTAGATGTTTGGGAACATGCTTATTATCTTAAATTCCAAAACCGTCGTCCTGAATACATTGACACATTTTGGAATGTAATTAACTGGGATGAAGCAAATAAACGCTTTGACGCAGCAAAATAA
- a CDS encoding DUF1189 domain-containing protein: MNIFKRFWKSLYSPADIASFRNDKIRKSIVYIIVLSFVAFLPLAYFTSVTTKNALKVGEETITNEIPNFKVTDGKLVLTDDAVKNLPISIDQDQLHIYFDASGTLDKDDVDNKIASYDSAVAFLSDGIYITAAGVSQSFSYETAGISDKADLVNLYTSIESLAKYFIPIALLVLFIFTLGSVFFRVALYALFGFILSGFGRTGIAFRQNWMMASYSITLAAVFTMVMEALQIIVPFGMEINMVVSMIFVFLAIRSIPPAEPTIEQ, from the coding sequence ATGAATATTTTTAAACGCTTCTGGAAAAGTTTATATTCCCCTGCGGATATTGCATCGTTTCGAAATGATAAAATCAGAAAAAGTATCGTTTATATCATCGTTTTATCATTTGTTGCTTTCCTTCCATTAGCATACTTTACGAGTGTTACAACAAAAAATGCGCTGAAAGTTGGCGAAGAAACCATCACGAATGAAATTCCAAATTTCAAAGTGACAGACGGAAAACTTGTTTTAACAGACGACGCTGTCAAAAACTTGCCCATCTCTATCGATCAAGATCAATTACATATTTATTTTGATGCTTCTGGAACGCTTGATAAAGATGATGTCGATAATAAAATAGCTTCGTATGATAGTGCAGTTGCCTTTCTTTCGGATGGTATTTATATTACAGCGGCTGGTGTTTCGCAATCATTCAGTTATGAAACGGCCGGTATTAGCGATAAAGCCGATTTAGTTAATTTATATACCTCTATTGAATCGTTAGCGAAATATTTTATCCCGATTGCGTTACTTGTATTATTCATCTTTACACTTGGATCGGTTTTCTTCCGAGTTGCTCTATATGCACTTTTTGGCTTTATTTTATCTGGCTTTGGACGAACTGGTATTGCTTTCCGTCAAAACTGGATGATGGCTTCTTACAGTATCACTTTAGCGGCGGTCTTCACCATGGTTATGGAAGCTTTACAGATAATTGTTCCATTTGGAATGGAAATCAATATGGTTGTAAGTATGATTTTTGTTTTCCTTGCAATCCGCTCTATTCCACCAGCCGAACCAACTATCGAACAATAA